The Oculatellaceae cyanobacterium DNA window AGCCAACACGGTAGGAAGCGATCGCATCCATATTTTAATATTTTTTTTCGAGGCTCTCATGCTGCTTGTCAACATACCGTAGACCGACTATACCTCAAAAGTTATTTTTTTAATCACTTAGTTAACGAAAAAGCCGTATATATTTGTTATTAAAAAATAGTAATTAAATTCAAATAAAAAGCGAATTAGCTTTAATTTTATCAAGGTAAAAATATTCATTTAAGGTATGAATCAATTAATTTTATAAAAATGCACATAAACGGAATGACAATTAACTTATCAGCTAATTTATTAGTAATTAAAACCATAACAAGTATGTATTTTTAAAATTTATTAAATTCATAAATAACAATAATTATTGCCAGTAGGCATAAAATAATCCCCAAACCACAGACTCGAAACAAAAATCTCGGCTTGGGGCTAATTACTCCCCCCTTTTGGGCAGGGGGGTTCAAAAAGGTGAAATTTTCCCCAATAGTATCAATTAGTACTCAAGCACGGAAGAATCAACTTCACGACTCCAAGCCGTTATACCACCTTTGACATTCGTACCTTCAATACCTGCTGATTTTAGAATGCCCAACGCTTTTGCAGACCTACCACCCATTTTGCAATGAGCAATTAAGCGATGACCGTTGAGTAATTCTTTAACTTTTTCAACACCTTTGCCGCTTTCAATATCTGGTAATGGTACTAAAACAGCACCAGGAATTTTGGCAATTTCATACTCATTCGGGTTACGGACATCCAGCAAAACAAAATCATCCGCACCACTATCGAGTAACTGCTTAAGTTCCTGAACAGTCATTTCAGAAATTTCCAATTGCTGTTTCGCCTCCTCTGCTTTTGCTTGGGGAATACCGCAGAAATGTTCGTAATCAATTAATTTGTCAATTACGGGTCTTTCTGGATTAGGACGCAGCTTTAACTCCCTAAACTTCATTTCTAAGGCGTTGTACAACAGCAAGCGCCCACTTAAAGTTGTACCTTGACCCAAAATAATTTTGACGGTTTCCGTTGCTTGGATAACGCCAATCATTCCAGGTAGAATTCCTAAAACGCCACCTTCAGCGCAGGAAGGAACCATTCCTGGTGGTGGTGGTTCGGGATAAAGGTCACGGTAGTTGGGGCCACCTTCGTAATTAAAGACGGTTGCTTGACCTTCAAACCGGAAGATAGAACCGTAGACGTTAGGTTTATCTAGCAACACGCAAGCATCATTAACTAAGTAGCGGGTGGGGAAGTTATCTGTACCATCCACTACGATGTCATAAGGTTTAATGATGTCCAGGGCATTTTCAGAAGTTAAGCGGGTTTCGTAAAGGTCAACCTGACAGTGAGGGTTGATTTCCAAAATCCGGTTTTTGGCAGACTCTATTTTGGGTTTACCTACCCAAGATGTACCGTGAATAACTTGGCGTTGCAGGTTGGAAGTATCTACAACATCAAAATCAACAATACCGATACGTCCAATACCAGCCGCAGCTAGATACAGCAGTAGCGGCGCACCTAGTCCACCTGTACCAATACACAACACACTGGCAGCTTTGAGGCGTTTTTGCCCTTCTAGTCCAACTTCGGGCAAGATTAGGTGTCGTGAATATCGTTCGTATTCTTCTTTAGTTAACTGGATTTCATCCAGGTTTGGATTCAGCATGACAAGAGGAGGTACGCAGAGAGAAGTAATAGCCTATTTAAAATACAATAGTCTTTTTATTTACTCTTGGGGAGCGATGCGCGGATGTGCGTGTGTAGGTTTCAAGAAAATTATTAATGAAATGTAATAATTTCTTCTGATTGAAATTGATGCGTGTCATCTAGACACCAACTGCGGATATCACCAGCTTTGCCTTGTTCTACGGAAACGATGATATAAGAGTATTCTTGCCAAGCACAAGCGCGATCGCATTCCGAAGGAATTGCCGGATAATCGGGGTGAGAATGGAAAAAGCCAACAATATTAAGCTGAGATTCCCGTGCTGCTTTTTGTGCTTTTAGCATATCTAAGGGTGTGATCGCAAATCGCCGCCTTTTACTCATTACCACTTCCGCATCTGCATAATCATTTGTGGTTTCTGCACTCCAAGCATTCTCCGTCTGCCAAACTTCTACTACTGTTTTACCAGTATCATTGATTTTTCCTAACATAATGCCGCAACACTCTTCTGGATAAGTGCTTTCTGCATGAGTAGTAATACTTTGGAGATGTTCTGGAAGAAGTTGGATCGCCACTACAATTAAAAAATATTAGAGCAGAGCAAATTATAGCTATGTCAAAAAAGTATTCATTGCAGTACTAAACGCACGTGAGGTTTCTGCTTTAGTACTATAAATACTTTGTTTCTTCAAAAGTGACTTTTTATACAGATTGTTAGTGATGCTTACCTGCTCCCAAATACAATTGTGCTACCTTGGGATCATTTAACAATTCTGAGCCAGCGCCTGTAAAGCGATCACGCCCAGTATCCAATACATAACCCCGATGCGCCATTGCTAAAGCCTTACGCGCATTTTGTTCTACCAAGACAATGGCAGTTCCCCCTTGATTAATGTGTTTAATCTGCTCAAACACATTATTTACTAATAAAGGAGACAAAGCGGCAGAAGGTTCATCCAATAGTAACAAGCTTGGTTCCAGCATTAAAGCTTTTCCCATTGCTAACATTTGGCGTTCACCACCAGAAAGTGTACCAGCACGTTGCGATCGTCGTTTAGCTAAAACTGGAAAAGCATCAAAAATCTTTTTTTTCAGTGGTTGCAAAGCATCTTTACGGATAAAAGCGCCCATTTCTAAATTTTCTTCCACACTTAAAGAAGGGAAGACATTAGAAATTTGAGGTACATAGCACATTCCAAGTTGAACAATTTGATTTGACTTTAAGCCAGAAATAATTTTGCCTTTAAAATTAATTTTGCCTTGATGCGGAGTTAACAACCCAAATATCGCCTTTGCCAGAGTGGATTTACCTGCACCATTAGGCCCAATCACAGCAACCAGTTCACCTGGATATATTTTAAAATTTATCCCTTGCAGAATATCTAAATCTTTAATATATCCAGCCCAGACATCTTCAACTTCTAATATAGGAGCAGAATTATTCATAATTTAGCGGTTAGCTTTGAGCGGTTAGCTTTCAGCTTATACAGATAAATACATCATTGTTATATATACCAGCGAAATTAGTATTTAGCCAACAGCTATCAGCTTGATCAACTTTTATTTAATAAGCTGATTGCTGATAGCTGACCGCTAATTGCTACTGAGGCGTTTTTTGTAAGTCTGGACGTTCTTCTGGGACAATTGCCCCTTCTACCGGACAAACTTGCAAACATATACCACAGTCAATACAAGTAGTAAAGTCAATCCAATACCAGTCAGTACCCTTAGCATTTTTACTAGGGCCATCGTGAATACAGGCGACAGGACAGGCATCGACACAATCAGCAACGCCTTCACATATATCAGTGACAATTGTATGCGGCACAGTGTTCTCTCTCTTGATTGGAAAGGAAGGCGACTGCTTCTAGATTAGCAGTTAGCTTTTAGCTTTTAGCGGTTAGCAATTAGCTTTTAGCAGAGTAAAGTTAAGTGTTGACTGTTTCTATATCAATGTTCCCATCAGTTTTCACCCAAGCAATGCGACCGATGTGACGACTACGAGCATATTCGCGAATTTCCGTCTGTTCGCGCCCGACTAATTCCATCTCTACCCGCACTAAATTATCAGCCGATCTCAGTTTTTGAGCGTAAGCCAAAGCAGACGCCTCAGCTTCGGGGGTTATTGGTACAACTAGCCAATCACTTGCTGGAGTCTGACGGGGCAACTGACCATTAAACAGTAGTACCTGATGTAAATCTTCGATATTAAGGGAAAAACCTATCCCAGGATATGTTTCTCCTTGAGGATGGTAA harbors:
- a CDS encoding ABC transporter ATP-binding protein, which encodes MNNSAPILEVEDVWAGYIKDLDILQGINFKIYPGELVAVIGPNGAGKSTLAKAIFGLLTPHQGKINFKGKIISGLKSNQIVQLGMCYVPQISNVFPSLSVEENLEMGAFIRKDALQPLKKKIFDAFPVLAKRRSQRAGTLSGGERQMLAMGKALMLEPSLLLLDEPSAALSPLLVNNVFEQIKHINQGGTAIVLVEQNARKALAMAHRGYVLDTGRDRFTGAGSELLNDPKVAQLYLGAGKHH
- a CDS encoding ferredoxin family protein, which translates into the protein MPHTIVTDICEGVADCVDACPVACIHDGPSKNAKGTDWYWIDFTTCIDCGICLQVCPVEGAIVPEERPDLQKTPQ
- the moeB gene encoding molybdopterin-synthase adenylyltransferase MoeB → MLNPNLDEIQLTKEEYERYSRHLILPEVGLEGQKRLKAASVLCIGTGGLGAPLLLYLAAAGIGRIGIVDFDVVDTSNLQRQVIHGTSWVGKPKIESAKNRILEINPHCQVDLYETRLTSENALDIIKPYDIVVDGTDNFPTRYLVNDACVLLDKPNVYGSIFRFEGQATVFNYEGGPNYRDLYPEPPPPGMVPSCAEGGVLGILPGMIGVIQATETVKIILGQGTTLSGRLLLYNALEMKFRELKLRPNPERPVIDKLIDYEHFCGIPQAKAEEAKQQLEISEMTVQELKQLLDSGADDFVLLDVRNPNEYEIAKIPGAVLVPLPDIESGKGVEKVKELLNGHRLIAHCKMGGRSAKALGILKSAGIEGTNVKGGITAWSREVDSSVLEY
- a CDS encoding M67 family metallopeptidase; protein product: MAIQLLPEHLQSITTHAESTYPEECCGIMLGKINDTGKTVVEVWQTENAWSAETTNDYADAEVVMSKRRRFAITPLDMLKAQKAARESQLNIVGFFHSHPDYPAIPSECDRACAWQEYSYIIVSVEQGKAGDIRSWCLDDTHQFQSEEIITFH